The proteins below come from a single Alnus glutinosa chromosome 9, dhAlnGlut1.1, whole genome shotgun sequence genomic window:
- the LOC133877449 gene encoding uncharacterized protein LOC133877449 isoform X1, with amino-acid sequence MMKGFVFFQMLVVLLVFVLCGCAMGKECTNIPTELSSHSLRYELLSSKNETWKEEMFSHYHLIPTDESAWANLLPRKVLKEEDEYSWQMMYRQMKNKGGLKLSGDFLKEVSLHDVRLDLSSLHGRAQQTNLEYLLLLDVDRLVWSFRKTAGLPTPGKAYGGWEAPNIELRGHFVGHYLSASALMWASTHNDTLKQKMSALVSALYDCQKKIGTGYLSAFPPELFDRFEAIKPVWAPYYTIHKILAGLLDQYTFAGNAQALKMMTWMVEYFYNRVQNVISKHSVERHYLSLNEETGGMNDVLYKLYSISQVPKHLLLAHLFDKPCFLGLLAVQADDISGFHANTHIPIVIGSQMRYEVTGDPLYKAMGMFFMEIVNSSHSYATGGTSVSEFWSDPKRLASTLQTENEESCTTYNMLKVSRRLFTWTKEMAYADYYERALTNGVLSIQRGTDPGVMIYMLPQGRGVSKATSFHGWGTTDQSFWCCYGTGIESFSKLGDSIYFEEEGEVPGLYIIQYISSSLDWKSGQSLLNQKVDPIGSWDPFLQVTLTFSSKEGASRLSNLNLRIPSWTSADGAKALLNGQSLPIPAPGNFLSVPRSWRSGDKLTLQLPIGLRTEAIQDDRPEYASIHAILHGPYLLAGHTSGDWDIKSGSANSLSDWISPIPAAYNTYLVSLSQESGDSTFALTNSNQSITMEKFPESGTNSSVHATFRLILNDSSSEKFSTIKDAIGKSVMLEPFDIPGMVVVHQGKDENLGVADSPGGVGSSSFRLVAGLDGKAETVSLESESDKDCFVYSGVNYNSGKSIKLSCKSDASDDDFSQAASFVLNKGISEYHPISFVAKGVKRNFLLAPLLSFKDESYTVYFKIND; translated from the exons AT gatGAAGGGGTTTGTGTTCTTTCAAATGTTGGTCGTGCTTTTAGTCTTTGTGTTATGTGGTTGTGCCATGGGTAAGGAGTGTACAAACATTCCTACTGAGCTCTCATCACATTCTCTTCGATACGAGCTCCTATCATCGAAAAATGAAACGTGGAAGGAAGAGATGTTTTCACACTATCATTTAATACCAACTGATGAATCTGCTTGGGCGAATTTGCTACCAAGAAAGGTATTgaaggaagaagatgagtaCAGTTGGCAAATGATGTATCGGCAAATGAAAAATAAGGGCGGGCTTAAACTATCCGGAGATTTTCTTAAGGAGGTGTCTTTGCATGATGTGAGATTGGATTTGAGTTCACTGCATGGGCGAGCGCAGCAAACAAATTTGGAGTATCTATTGTTGTTGGATGTCGATAGGTTGGTTTGGAGCTTTAGGAAGACGGCTGGTTTGCCAACACCTGGCAAAGCATATGGGGGCTGGGAGGCCCCGAATATTGAGCTTCGGGGTCATTTTGTTG GGCATTACTTGAGTGCTTCAGCACTAATGTGGGCTAGCACTCACAATGATACTCTCAAACAGAAAATGTCAGCTCTAGTATCTGCTTTATATGACTGTCAGAAGAAAATAGGCACGGGATACCTTTCTGCCTTTCCACCCGAGCTATTTGATCGTTTTGAAGCTATAAAACCTGTTTGGGCTCCGTATTATACCATTCACAAG ATCTTGGCAGGCCTACTGGATCAATATACATTTGCTGGTAATGCTCAAGCTTTAAAAATGATGACATGGATGGTTGAGTATTTTTACAACCGTGTTCAGAATGTGATATCAAAGCACAGTGTAGAAAGGCACTATCTATCACTTAATGAAGAAACTGGTGGCATGAATGATGTCCTTTACAAGTTATACAGCATATCG CAAGTTCCGAAGCATTTATTGTTGGCTCACCTGTTTGACAAACCATGCTTTCTAGGATTACTTGCGGTACAG GCTGATGACATATCTGGTTTTCACGCCAATACACATATCCCAATTGTTATAGGATCTCAAATGCGGTATGAAGTCACTGGTGATCCACTTTATAAG GCAATGGGGATGTTCTTCATGGAAATTGTTAATTCTTCTCATAGCTATGCAACAGGAGGCACATCAGTCAGTGAGTTCTG GTCAGACCCCAAGCGATTGGCAAGCACTCTACAGACAGAGAATGAAGAATCTTGTACAACTTATAACATGCTGAAG GTCTCTCGCCGCCTGTTTACATGGACCAAGGAAATGGCATATGCGGATTACTATGAGCGCGCCTTGACAAATGGTGTGCTAAGCATTCAAAGAGGAACGGATCCTGGAGTGATGATTTACATGCTCCCACAAGGTCGTGGAGTTTCCAAGGCCACAAGCTTCCATGGATGGGGAACAACAGATCAGTCATTTTGGTGTTGCTATGGCACAG GAATTGAATCATTCTCAAAGTTAGGAGATTCCATTTATTTtgaagaggaaggagaagttcctGGTCTTTACATCATCCAGTATATATCAAGCTCGCTTGATTGGAAATCCGGACAAAGTTTGCTCAATCAGAAAGTTGATCCTATTGGTTCATGGGATCCTTTCCTTCAagtgacattgacattttcttctAAGGAG GGAGCAAGCCGATTATCTAACTTGAACTTGCGGATACCAAGTTGGACGTCTGCAGACGGTGCGAAGGCATTACTAAATGGCCAGAGTTTGCCAATACCGGCTCCAG GTAACTTCCTGTCAGTCCCTAGAAGCTGGAGATCTGGTGACAAATTAACTCTTCAGCTGCCCATTGGTTTGAGAACAGAAGCCATTCAAG ATGACCGGCCAGAGTATGCTTCTATTCATGCAATACTTCATGGCCCATATCTGCTAGCGGGTCATACCAGTGGTGACTGGGACATCAAAAGTGGGTCAGCCAACTCTCTTTCAGACTGGATAAGTCCAATACCTGCTGCTTATAATACTTATCTGGTTTCCTTGTCCCAAGAGTCTGGAGATTCAACTTTTGCCTTAACTAACTCAAACCAATCGATCACAATGGAAAAGTTTCCAGAATCTGGCACCAATTCTTCTGTTCATGCCACTTTCAGACTCATCTTAAATGACTCATCTTCCGAAAAATTTTCAACAATAAAAGATGCCATTGGCAAATCAGTCATGCTAGAACCATTCGATATTCCTGGAATGGTTGTAGTACACCAAGGAAAGGATGAAAACCTTGGAGTTGCAGACTCTCCTGGTGGTGTTGGCTCTTCCTCTTTCCGGTTGGTTGCAGGATTGGACGGAAAGGCTGAAACAGTATCGTTGGAGTCGGAAAGCGACAAGGATTGCTTTGTGTATAGTGGTGTGAACTATAATTCAGGCAAAAGCATAAAGCTGAGCTGCAAATCAGACGCATCAGATGATGATTTTAGTCAGGCTGCTAGCTTTGTGTTGAACAAGGGGATTAGTGAGTATCATCCTATCAGCTTTGTAGCCAAAGGGGTGAAGAGGAATTTCCTTCTTGCACCATTACTGAGCTTCAAGGATGAATCTTATACcgtttatttcaaaattaatgaTTAA
- the LOC133877353 gene encoding uncharacterized protein LOC133877353: MARRYSSDESDSSDSEKRTRHKRDERRIERIRDDRDRERGNGNDLLDSDKRRRKQHERRDEPIGDGRDRERDHDKDLLDSDKRSRKRHERRDEPSGDDKGRDRANEKDVRDRDGRRRSEHLERRESRQSSEEDGELVERERERTHRHEDRHRRRETGDVDKVKESHQSSDEDDRRGGRDKRERERSHRHGHRQRDSEDGDRKKDRHRIDKEVNEQRKDGQSFGKNRDRDGKVLDGSKPQRQPKLQEGNVTADSSNLGKSGGVYIPPFKLARMMQEVEDKSSIEYQRLTWDALRKSINGLVNKVNGANIKNIIPELFSENLIRGRGLFCRSCMKSQMASPGFTDVFAALVAVVNTKFPEVGDLLLRRIILQLKRAYKRNDKPQLLAAVKFVAHLVNQQVAHEIIALELLTVLLENPTDDSVEVAVGFVTECGSILQDLSPKGLHGIFERFRGILHEGEIDKRVQFLIEGLFAIRKAKFQGYPAVRPELDLVEQEDQLTHEISLQEEINPEITLDIFKADPNFPENEKRYEELRKTLLGEESEDEDASDAASDDEEEEEEDDDGSEEEDEEEMKIKDETETNLINLRRTIYLTIMSSVDFEEAGHKLLKIKLEPGQEMELCIMLLECCSQERTYLRYYGLLGQRFCMINKVHQENFEKCFVQQYSMIHRLETNKLRNVAKFFAHLLGTDALPWPVLAYIRLTEEDTTSSSRIFIKILFQELSEHLGIRLLNERLTDPTMQDSFESIFPRDNPKNTRFAINFFTSIGLGGITENLREYLKNMPRLIMQQEQAVSGSESDDESDSSDTDTASSETESDLSSSDESERDDRRRKRKRKE; this comes from the exons ATGGCTAGAAGGTACAGTAGTGATGAGAGTGATTCCTCGGATTCTGAGAAAAGAACTAGACATAAACGTGATGAGCGGCGAATTGAGCGTATACGTGATGATAGAGATAGAGAAAGAGGCAATGGTAATGATTTGTTGGACTCTGATAAAAGACGTAGAAAGCAGCATGAGAGACGAGATGAGCCTATTGGTGATGGTAGAGATAGAGAAAGAGACCATGATAAGGATTTGTTGGACTCTGATAAAAGAAGCAGAAAGCGGCATGAGAGACGAGATGAGCCTAGTGGTGATGATAAGGGCAGGGATAGAGCAAATGAGAAGGATGTTAGGGATAGAGATGGAAGGAGGCGAAGCGAACATCTTGAGCGAAGGGAATCTCGGCAAAGTTCTGAAGAAGATGGTGAATtggtagagagagaaagggagagaaccCATCGACATGAGGATAGGCATAGACGTCGTGAAACTGGGGATGTTGATAAGGTGAAAGAGTCTCATCAAAGTTCTGATGAAGATGATAGGCGAGGAGGGAGAGACaagcgagaaagagagagatcacATCGGCATGGGCATAGGCAGCGGGACAGTGAGGATGGTGATAGAAAAAAGGACCGGCATAGGATAGATAAGGAGGTGAATGAACAACGAAAAGATGGCCAGAGTTTTGGGAAGAACAGGGATAGAGATGGCAAGGTACTTGATGGTTCAAAACCTCAGAGACAGCCAAAATTGCAAGAAGGAAATGTAACTGCTGATTCATCGAATTTGGGAAAGAGTGGTGGAGTTTACATTCCCCCATTTAAGTTGGCTCGAATGATGCAAGAGGTTGAAGACAAAAGTAGTATTGAATATCAGCGGTTGACATGGGATGCCCTTCGAAAGAGTATAAATGGACTTGTGAACAAAGTCAACGGTGCTAATATAAAGAATATAATTCCCGAGCTCTTCTCAGAGAATCTAATCCGAGGAAGGGGTCTTTTCTGCCGGTCATGTATGAAGTCGCAGATGGCATCTCCAGGCTTCACAGATGTGTTTGCTGCACTGGTTGCTGTTGTCAACACCAAGTTTCCTGAGGTGGGCGATCTTCTATTGAGAAGGATTATTTTGCAGCTCAAGAGAGCATATAAGCGTAACGACAAG CCGCAATTACTAGCTGCTGTTAAATTTGTTGCACATCTCGTGAATCAGCAAGTGGCTCATGAAATTATTGCATTAGAGTTGCTCACTGTGCTACTTGAGAATCCAACTGATGACAGTGTTGAGGTAGCTGTTGGATTTGTCACAGAGTGTGGATCAATTTTGCAAGATCTCTCACCCAAAGGCCTGCATG GAATATTTGAGCGTTTTCGTGGAATTCTTCATGAAGGGGAGATAGACAAACGGGTTCAATTTCTGATTGAAGGGCTATTTGCAATAAGAAAAGCAAAGTTTCAG GGGTACCCAGCTGTTCGACCAGAACTGGATCTTGTAGAGCAGGAAGATCAGTTAACCCATGAGATCTCTCTCCAAGAGGAAATAAATCCAGAGATTACCCTTG ATATATTCAAGGCGGATCCAAACTTCCCTGAGAATGAGAAGAGATACGAAGAGCTCAGGAAAACGCTTTTAGGTGAGGAGTCTGAGGATGAAGACGCTTCAGATGCAGCATCAgatgatgaggaggaggaggaggaggatgatGATGGATCCGAGGAAGAGGATGAGGAGGAGATGAAGATAAAGGATGAAACCGAGACGAACCTTATCAATCTTCGGAGGACCATCTACCTCACTATTATGTCTAGTGTAGATTTCGAGGAGGCTGGACATAAGCTGCTTAAAATTAAACTGGAGCCAGGTCAAGAG ATGGAGTTGTGCATTATGCTCTTGGAATGCTGCAGTCAGGAGAGAACATACCTCCGGTATTACGGTCTTTTGGGGCAGCGATTCTGCATGATCAACAAAGTACACCAGGAAAATTTTGAGAAGTGCTTCGTCCAGCAGTATTCCATGATTCACCGGCTTGAAACGAATAAGCTGCGCAATGTGGCAAAGTTTTTTGCACATTTACTCGGCACAGATGCTCTGCCTTGGCCTGTCTTAGCCTATATACGCTTAACAGAGGAGGATACCACATCTTCTTCTCGTATATTTATTAAGATTCTATTTCAG GAATTGTCGGAGCATCTGGGCATCCGTCTGTTGAATGAACGTCTTACTGATCCCACAATGCAGGACTCCTTTGAATCTATCTTCCCGAGGGATAATCCCAAGAACACACGGTTTGCGATTAACTTTTTCACATCCATTGGGCTTGGTGGCATCACTGAAAACTTACGTGAGTACTTGAAGAATATGCCACGCCTAATTATGCAACAAGAGCAAGCAGTGTCAGGCTCTGAATCAGATGATGAGTCTGATAGTTCGGACACAGACACAGCTAGTTCTGAGACTGAATCAGATTTATCAAGTTCAGATGAGAGTGAAAGGGATGACAGACGTAGGAAGCGGAAGAGGAAAGAATAA
- the LOC133878554 gene encoding DNA damage-repair/toleration protein DRT100-like, which produces MIAVWYLMLTLLAVCSAVIEGCFPSDRAALLAFRAALHEPYIGIFNSWTGSDCCHNWYGVNCDPNTQRVVDINLWGESDDLMFRQAHRSGYMAGNLSRAICRLTYLSSITITDWKGISGEIPRCISFLPFLRILDLTGNRISGEIPGHIGRLGWLTALSLADNFIYGRIPPSITKLTNLMHLDLRNNQLSGRIPRSLGRLKMLSRALLSHNQLSGWIPHSISQIYRLADLDLSSNQISGAIPDWLGRMAVLSTLNLDGNKITGTIPASLLNSKIISLNLSRNALNGNIPDSFGRSSYFIMLDLSYNNLEGWIPKSLSSAWYVGNLDLSHNHIRGHISPFDQLEA; this is translated from the coding sequence ATGATTGCGGTTTGGTACTTAATGCTGACACTACTTGCCGTTTGTTCGGCAGTTATTGAGGGCTGCTTTCCGTCAGACCGGGCGGCACTACTCGCTTTCAGGGCCGCCCTTCACGAGCCCTATATCGGCATCTTTAACTCGTGGACGGGTAGCGACTGTTGCCACAACTGGTACGGCGTAAACTGCGATCCAAACACCCAGCGAGTGGTTGATATCAACCTTTGGGGAGAGTCTGACGACCTGATGTTTAGGCAGGCTCACCGCTCCGGTTACATGGCCGGGAACCTCTCGCGCGCCATCTGCAGGCTCACGTACCTCTCCTCTATCACCATCACTGATTGGAAGGGGATCTCTGGCGAGATTCCCCGATGCATCTCATTCCTTCCTTTTCTCCGAATCTTGGATCTTACCGGAAACCGAATCTCGGGCGAGATTCCAGGCCATATCGGACGGCTCGGTTGGCTCACCGCTCTCAGCCTTGCCGATAACTTTATCTACGGGAGAATTCCACCGTCCATAACGAAGCTGACAAACTTGATGCACCTAGACCTCCGAAACAACCAACTCTCCGGTAGGATTCCTCGCAGTTTAGGGAGACTGAAGATGCTAAGTCGGGCTTTGCTTAGTCACAACCAGCTCTCCGGGTGGATCCCTCATTCGATATCCCAAATTTACCGGCTGGCGGATTTGGATCTTTCTTCGAACCAAATCTCGGGTGCAATCCCGGATTGGCTCGGTAGAATGGCAGTTCTCTCAACATTAAATCTGGACGGTAACAAAATAACAGGTACGATTCCAGCTAGTTTGTTGAACTCTAAgattattagcttaaacttgAGCCGGAACGCGCTGAACGGTAACATACCGGATTCATTTGGGCGGAGTTCGTATTTCATAATGCTTGATTTATCGTACAATAATTTGGAGGGCTGGATACCAAAATCGTTGTCTTCGGCTTGGTATGTCGGAAACTTGGATTTGAGTCACAACCACATACGAGGGCATATATCGCCATTCGATCAACTCGAAGCATAG
- the LOC133877449 gene encoding uncharacterized protein LOC133877449 isoform X2: MKGFVFFQMLVVLLVFVLCGCAMGKECTNIPTELSSHSLRYELLSSKNETWKEEMFSHYHLIPTDESAWANLLPRKVLKEEDEYSWQMMYRQMKNKGGLKLSGDFLKEVSLHDVRLDLSSLHGRAQQTNLEYLLLLDVDRLVWSFRKTAGLPTPGKAYGGWEAPNIELRGHFVGHYLSASALMWASTHNDTLKQKMSALVSALYDCQKKIGTGYLSAFPPELFDRFEAIKPVWAPYYTIHKILAGLLDQYTFAGNAQALKMMTWMVEYFYNRVQNVISKHSVERHYLSLNEETGGMNDVLYKLYSISQVPKHLLLAHLFDKPCFLGLLAVQADDISGFHANTHIPIVIGSQMRYEVTGDPLYKAMGMFFMEIVNSSHSYATGGTSVSEFWSDPKRLASTLQTENEESCTTYNMLKVSRRLFTWTKEMAYADYYERALTNGVLSIQRGTDPGVMIYMLPQGRGVSKATSFHGWGTTDQSFWCCYGTGIESFSKLGDSIYFEEEGEVPGLYIIQYISSSLDWKSGQSLLNQKVDPIGSWDPFLQVTLTFSSKEGASRLSNLNLRIPSWTSADGAKALLNGQSLPIPAPGNFLSVPRSWRSGDKLTLQLPIGLRTEAIQDDRPEYASIHAILHGPYLLAGHTSGDWDIKSGSANSLSDWISPIPAAYNTYLVSLSQESGDSTFALTNSNQSITMEKFPESGTNSSVHATFRLILNDSSSEKFSTIKDAIGKSVMLEPFDIPGMVVVHQGKDENLGVADSPGGVGSSSFRLVAGLDGKAETVSLESESDKDCFVYSGVNYNSGKSIKLSCKSDASDDDFSQAASFVLNKGISEYHPISFVAKGVKRNFLLAPLLSFKDESYTVYFKIND, from the exons atGAAGGGGTTTGTGTTCTTTCAAATGTTGGTCGTGCTTTTAGTCTTTGTGTTATGTGGTTGTGCCATGGGTAAGGAGTGTACAAACATTCCTACTGAGCTCTCATCACATTCTCTTCGATACGAGCTCCTATCATCGAAAAATGAAACGTGGAAGGAAGAGATGTTTTCACACTATCATTTAATACCAACTGATGAATCTGCTTGGGCGAATTTGCTACCAAGAAAGGTATTgaaggaagaagatgagtaCAGTTGGCAAATGATGTATCGGCAAATGAAAAATAAGGGCGGGCTTAAACTATCCGGAGATTTTCTTAAGGAGGTGTCTTTGCATGATGTGAGATTGGATTTGAGTTCACTGCATGGGCGAGCGCAGCAAACAAATTTGGAGTATCTATTGTTGTTGGATGTCGATAGGTTGGTTTGGAGCTTTAGGAAGACGGCTGGTTTGCCAACACCTGGCAAAGCATATGGGGGCTGGGAGGCCCCGAATATTGAGCTTCGGGGTCATTTTGTTG GGCATTACTTGAGTGCTTCAGCACTAATGTGGGCTAGCACTCACAATGATACTCTCAAACAGAAAATGTCAGCTCTAGTATCTGCTTTATATGACTGTCAGAAGAAAATAGGCACGGGATACCTTTCTGCCTTTCCACCCGAGCTATTTGATCGTTTTGAAGCTATAAAACCTGTTTGGGCTCCGTATTATACCATTCACAAG ATCTTGGCAGGCCTACTGGATCAATATACATTTGCTGGTAATGCTCAAGCTTTAAAAATGATGACATGGATGGTTGAGTATTTTTACAACCGTGTTCAGAATGTGATATCAAAGCACAGTGTAGAAAGGCACTATCTATCACTTAATGAAGAAACTGGTGGCATGAATGATGTCCTTTACAAGTTATACAGCATATCG CAAGTTCCGAAGCATTTATTGTTGGCTCACCTGTTTGACAAACCATGCTTTCTAGGATTACTTGCGGTACAG GCTGATGACATATCTGGTTTTCACGCCAATACACATATCCCAATTGTTATAGGATCTCAAATGCGGTATGAAGTCACTGGTGATCCACTTTATAAG GCAATGGGGATGTTCTTCATGGAAATTGTTAATTCTTCTCATAGCTATGCAACAGGAGGCACATCAGTCAGTGAGTTCTG GTCAGACCCCAAGCGATTGGCAAGCACTCTACAGACAGAGAATGAAGAATCTTGTACAACTTATAACATGCTGAAG GTCTCTCGCCGCCTGTTTACATGGACCAAGGAAATGGCATATGCGGATTACTATGAGCGCGCCTTGACAAATGGTGTGCTAAGCATTCAAAGAGGAACGGATCCTGGAGTGATGATTTACATGCTCCCACAAGGTCGTGGAGTTTCCAAGGCCACAAGCTTCCATGGATGGGGAACAACAGATCAGTCATTTTGGTGTTGCTATGGCACAG GAATTGAATCATTCTCAAAGTTAGGAGATTCCATTTATTTtgaagaggaaggagaagttcctGGTCTTTACATCATCCAGTATATATCAAGCTCGCTTGATTGGAAATCCGGACAAAGTTTGCTCAATCAGAAAGTTGATCCTATTGGTTCATGGGATCCTTTCCTTCAagtgacattgacattttcttctAAGGAG GGAGCAAGCCGATTATCTAACTTGAACTTGCGGATACCAAGTTGGACGTCTGCAGACGGTGCGAAGGCATTACTAAATGGCCAGAGTTTGCCAATACCGGCTCCAG GTAACTTCCTGTCAGTCCCTAGAAGCTGGAGATCTGGTGACAAATTAACTCTTCAGCTGCCCATTGGTTTGAGAACAGAAGCCATTCAAG ATGACCGGCCAGAGTATGCTTCTATTCATGCAATACTTCATGGCCCATATCTGCTAGCGGGTCATACCAGTGGTGACTGGGACATCAAAAGTGGGTCAGCCAACTCTCTTTCAGACTGGATAAGTCCAATACCTGCTGCTTATAATACTTATCTGGTTTCCTTGTCCCAAGAGTCTGGAGATTCAACTTTTGCCTTAACTAACTCAAACCAATCGATCACAATGGAAAAGTTTCCAGAATCTGGCACCAATTCTTCTGTTCATGCCACTTTCAGACTCATCTTAAATGACTCATCTTCCGAAAAATTTTCAACAATAAAAGATGCCATTGGCAAATCAGTCATGCTAGAACCATTCGATATTCCTGGAATGGTTGTAGTACACCAAGGAAAGGATGAAAACCTTGGAGTTGCAGACTCTCCTGGTGGTGTTGGCTCTTCCTCTTTCCGGTTGGTTGCAGGATTGGACGGAAAGGCTGAAACAGTATCGTTGGAGTCGGAAAGCGACAAGGATTGCTTTGTGTATAGTGGTGTGAACTATAATTCAGGCAAAAGCATAAAGCTGAGCTGCAAATCAGACGCATCAGATGATGATTTTAGTCAGGCTGCTAGCTTTGTGTTGAACAAGGGGATTAGTGAGTATCATCCTATCAGCTTTGTAGCCAAAGGGGTGAAGAGGAATTTCCTTCTTGCACCATTACTGAGCTTCAAGGATGAATCTTATACcgtttatttcaaaattaatgaTTAA
- the LOC133876664 gene encoding DNA damage-repair/toleration protein DRT100-like, whose translation MSMVWYLTLTLLAVSPAVIEGCPPSDRAALLAFKAALHEPYLGVFTSWTGNDCCHNWYGVSCDPETHRVADITLRGESEDPIFERAHRTGYMTGYISRAICSLTRLSSIIIADWKGISGEIPTCVTSLPFLRILDLIGNKISGEIPHDIGRLQRLTVLNFADNLISGSIPPSITNLTSLMHLDLRNNRLSGGLPRNFGRLGMLSRALLSRNQLSGPIPASLSQIYRLSDLDLSLNRISGPIPDSLGRMAVLATLNVDGNRITGKIPASLFSSGIGNLNLSQNALDGYIPDVFGPRSYFTVLDLAYNNLKGPIPKSLSSASYIGHMDLSHNHLCGRIPAGSPFDHLEASSFVYNDCLCGKPLKAC comes from the coding sequence ATGAGCATGGTTTGGTACTTAACGCTGACACTGCTTGCTGTTAGTCCGGCGGTTATTGAGGGATGCCCGCCCTCAGACCGGGCAGCGCTGCTGGCCTTCAAGGCTGCGCTCCACGAGCCCTACTTGGGCGTCTTCACCTCGTGGACGGGCAACGACTGTTGCCACAACTGGTACGGCGTTAGCTGCGACCCGGAGACCCACCGCGTCGCCGACATCACCCTCCGAGGAGAGTCCGAGGACCCGATATTCGAGCGGGCTCACCGCACCGGTTACATGACCGGATACATCTCACGCGCCATCTGCAGTCTCACGCGCCTCTCCTCGATCATTATCGCTGATTGGAAGGGCATCTCGGGCGAGATCCCCACGTGTGTCACCTCGCTTCCCTTTCTTCGAATCTTGGATCTGATTGGGAATAAGATCTCGGGCGAGATTCCGCACGATATCGGCCGGCTCCAGCGGCTCACCGTCCTCAACTTCGCCGATAATCTCATCTCCGGGAGTATCCCACCGTCCATCACGAACCTCACCAGCTTGATGCACCTGGACCTCCGAAACAACCGTCTCTCAGGCGGGCTTCCCCGAAATTTCGGTAGACTCGGGATGCTGAGTCGAGCTTTGCTGAGTCGCAACCAACTCTCCGGGCCGATCCCAGCTTCGCTTTCCCAAATTTACCGTCTCTCGGATCTGGATCTCTCTTTGAACCGGATCTCGGGTCCGATCCCGGACTCACTCGGCAGAATGGCGGTTCTCGCAACGTTAAATGTCGACGGCAATAGAATAACGGGTAAAATACCGGCTAGTCTGTTTAGCTCCGGGATTGGTAACTTAAATTTGAGCCAAAACGCACTTGACGGTTACATACCGGACGTTTTCGGGCCGAGATCGTACTTTACCGTGCTCGATTTAGCGTATAATAATTTGAAGGGTCCGATACCGAAATCTTTGTCTTCAGCTTCGTATATCGGACACATGGATTTGAGCCACAACCACCTATGTGGTAGAATACCGGCCGGTTCGCCGTTCGACCATCTCGAAGCGTCGTCGTTTGTTTACAACGATTGTCTTTGTGGGAAGCCGCTAAAAGCTTGCTAG
- the LOC133878631 gene encoding large ribosomal subunit protein eL31-like, which yields MVEKTSGGRKEEVVTREYTINLHKRLHGCTFKKKAPKAIKEIRKFAQKAMGTTDVRVDVKLNKLIWSRGIRSVPRRIRVRIARKRNDEEDAKEELYSLVTVTEIPPEGLKGLSTKVIEEDD from the exons ATGGTGGAGAAGACGAGCGGAGGAAGAAAGGAGGAGGTTGTCACCAGAGAGTACACCATCAATCTCCACAAGCGCCTTCATGGATG caCATTCAAAAAGAAGGCTCCAAAGGCCATAAAGGAGATTAGGAAGTTTGCCCAGAAGGCTATGGGAACAACTGATGTCAGGGTGGATGTGAAGCTGAACAAGCTCATATGGAGCCGTGGGATCCGAAGTGTGCCTAGGAGGATTCGAGTACGCATTGCCAGGAAAAGAAATGATGAGGAAGATGCAAAGGAGGAGCTCTATTCACTAGTCACTGTCACTGAGATTCCACCAGAAGGTTTGAAGGGATTGAGCACCAAGGTGATCGAAGAAGATGATTGA